The DNA sequence GACCGCTACCGCCACACTATTGCGGGAAAACTGGCGAAACTCACGGACTAACAGGTTGAAAAACGTTTTCATGGGTGTACGGGATTAGTTGTTGGGCAGCAATACCGTCTGATTCGACAACAGCTTATCCTGTTGAAGAGGGTCGGTGGGCACAAGTTTCAATTCGTAGGTTGCTTCACCCAGCTCGTAGGTAGGGTAGCTGCTGGTACGGGAAGCGTAGCTGTTCAGCTCTTTCACCGTCACGAGTTTGGCCGCTACCGTCTGGTTGGCGGCAAAGGGCAGCTTCACGCTGTACTCATTACCTTTGGCAAAGCGGGCTACTTCTTTTTCGCTCACCGTGAAACGCAGGTAGGTCCGGCTGTTGTCGTAGCCCGACAGTACCGTGTAGCCGGCTGGGGCCAGTTCGCCTTCGTGGAGGCTGATGCTTTCGATGGTCATGGCCTGCGGGGCTACGATCGCTTTTTCCCGGATAGCCGCCTGCACCTCTTTCAGCGCCCCTTCGGCCCGGAGCATATCGCCGTAAGCCATCCGGACCCGTTCGGCCCGTACCGTCCCTTCAACCTCGTCTCGTTTGGCCTGCGTACCCGTCAGTTGTGCCTTCGCCGACTGGTATTTCGCGCTCATCTCGTCGTACTGCTGCGCTGAAATCAGCGAGTCGCGGTACATATTCTGCACACGGCCCAGACTTTTCTCGGCTAGAGCAGCCTGCTCGCGGGCGGCAGCCAGGGCGGCATCGGCCTGCCGGCGTTCATTGGGTGTGGCCCCGTGCAGCGCCATTTGATACTGGGCTTTGGCCGAGGTGTAAGCCCCCTGCGCCTGAAGCAACTTGGCTTCGGCTTCAGGAACATCGATGCGGGCCAGAATTTGCCCTTTGGTAACAATGTCACCTTCTTTCACCAGCAGCTGGACAATACGTCCGGTTACTTTGGCCGATACGCCAACGGTTTCTTTTTTTACTTTTCCTTCCAGATCGCTCGTCAGGGTTTGTTTGGACTGGCAGCCCGCCAGTGTTAAAAGACTAATGGCTACTGCCGGGAGAATATGCGCTTTCATGATGATAACTGAGGTTGACTAGTTGATATCGGTACTGGTGAGGGTGCCTACTGCTTCGAGTTGAGCCACCTGGGCAGCCCGTTGGTTGGCAATGGTCTGGACATAATCGAGCTCGGCTTTCTGGTAGTCCGTTTCGGCCTCGAGCCGTTCCGTAATCCGGATGAGTCCCTGCTCATACTGTCGGGTAGCAATGTCGAGGGCTTTGCGGGCCAGCACTGCTTTCTGCTGGGCTACATCTGCCAGTTGGTTGGCCGTAGTCATTTCCGACTGGCTTTTCTGCAGGTTCAGCGTTAGCAGATCGCGCGTCTGGTTCATGGTATTCTGCGCCATTTCGAGATCCTGCTGGGCCGTCCGGCGCTCGGTACGTGACGTGAACTTATCGAACAGGGTCCAGCGAACGCCAACGCCCGCATACCAATAGGGTTCGATAGCCGACAGGTCTTTCCGGTACAGCTCGTTTTTACCGAATGCATATACCTGGGGCAGGTATCCCGACAGCGTCGCTTTCTGCCGGTAGCGCGTGGCTTCCCGCGCCAGTTCCAGTGATTTCAGCTCGGGACGGTTCTCTACCGATGCTACGTTCATATCGGCCACCAGCCGGGTCAATTCGGGGCGGATACCGGCTAGCTGTTCGGCCGGGACTCCGGTCAGCTGAGTCAGGCGGGCTAGAGCCAGCTGTCGTTTTCCGTTCAGGTCAACGCGTTTTGCCTGCAAGTCCTGCACCGCCAGCTCGACTTTACTGCGGTCATAGGGGGTGGCCAGTCCTTCTTTCACGGCTTTATTGATGAACCGTACCTGCTCGGCCAGTCGTTTGTCGGCTTCGTCGAGCACCTGCTCCGACTGGGAAATCAAACCCAGCTGATCATAGGCCAGGGCTACATCCCGGATAATGGCCATCCGCTCTTTATCGGCCAGCGCACGGACAGCCTGCTCTTTGAAAGTAAGGGCTTTGTTCAACGTGGGAATTTTGGTTCCCGAAAACAGGAGCATGTTGGCCTGTACGGTTGCTTTCATAATGTTCTGCGGCTGAAGTTGCTGCTCCAGTTCATAGGGGCCGCTGTATACTTCTTTGGGCAGTGGTTGGTAGGGCAGCCGGGGCAGTGTAATACTGATGTCGCGGTCGAGGTGCGTGTAAGTTGGGTTGAAGGTCACTTCGGGCAGGTACTGGTTTTTTAGTCCCTGCTTTTCGATCTGTACCTTCCGTTGCTCCGCCTGGTTGTTGGCCAGTGCGTAGCTTTTCGTCAGCGCCTGCTCAATCAGCGCCTGCCGGGTGGGCACCGTGCCGACCGGCGGAGCAGGCTGCGACCAGGTCGTTGTGGCCAGTAGCAAACCTACTAAAGATGCGGAAGCGGTTATCGTTTTCATTTGTATTAATTACACTTTTATTGTTTTTTTAGTTTCCGTTAAGTCAAAAAAAACTGACTCACTCCAGGTAGAATTTTTCGGTCAGAATGCCACGCAAAAGGATGTTGAGCACCAAGTCGATTCGGTCCTGGGTTGTTGCGGGGATGTCACGGGTAATTTCGGCGGGAAACTGGCTCAGAAAATCAGCGTCGGTCAGTTGCTGCACGGCGCTGATGAACATCACGATGGCAATTTGCCGGGACGCATCGTCCCGGATATACCCTACGCGAACGCCCTCCTCGACGAGTTGGGTCAGGTAGCGCAGTTGCATGTCGCGCCGAAAATCATTGGCTTTCTTATAAGAAACTGGTTCCGAACGCTTTAGATCATCCCAGAACTCCTTGTTGACGGCCGAGAAACTACCACCAATATGCTGCAGATAGGCGTTTAATTTCTGCCGGAGTGACAAATCTACATCATTCACGATCTCATCGGCCCGCTGCCGGAACTGCCGCGCAAAGTGGTCAATGCCAGCGGTTAAAATCTCCGATTTACCGCCGAAGTGATTGTAGACTGTTTTCTTACTGATGGCTAGTTCCCGCACAATGTCATCGACAACTACCCGGCTATAGCCGTAGCGAAAAAACAAGGTCATAGCGGCATCGACTATACGCTGAGCCGTGCTTGTGTCATCAGGAGCCGGTAGTTTAGTTGCTTGTCTCATTGGAAACCAAAAGTAATACTGAAATGTAATCTGTGCAAATATAATCTGCTAACTTTCTTTCGTCACATAAAGTTCAGACTACTGGCCGGGGCCTCACCGTATAAA is a window from the Spirosoma rigui genome containing:
- a CDS encoding TetR/AcrR family transcriptional regulator; this encodes MRQATKLPAPDDTSTAQRIVDAAMTLFFRYGYSRVVVDDIVRELAISKKTVYNHFGGKSEILTAGIDHFARQFRQRADEIVNDVDLSLRQKLNAYLQHIGGSFSAVNKEFWDDLKRSEPVSYKKANDFRRDMQLRYLTQLVEEGVRVGYIRDDASRQIAIVMFISAVQQLTDADFLSQFPAEITRDIPATTQDRIDLVLNILLRGILTEKFYLE
- a CDS encoding TolC family protein; its protein translation is MKTITASASLVGLLLATTTWSQPAPPVGTVPTRQALIEQALTKSYALANNQAEQRKVQIEKQGLKNQYLPEVTFNPTYTHLDRDISITLPRLPYQPLPKEVYSGPYELEQQLQPQNIMKATVQANMLLFSGTKIPTLNKALTFKEQAVRALADKERMAIIRDVALAYDQLGLISQSEQVLDEADKRLAEQVRFINKAVKEGLATPYDRSKVELAVQDLQAKRVDLNGKRQLALARLTQLTGVPAEQLAGIRPELTRLVADMNVASVENRPELKSLELAREATRYRQKATLSGYLPQVYAFGKNELYRKDLSAIEPYWYAGVGVRWTLFDKFTSRTERRTAQQDLEMAQNTMNQTRDLLTLNLQKSQSEMTTANQLADVAQQKAVLARKALDIATRQYEQGLIRITERLEAETDYQKAELDYVQTIANQRAAQVAQLEAVGTLTSTDIN
- a CDS encoding HlyD family secretion protein translates to MKAHILPAVAISLLTLAGCQSKQTLTSDLEGKVKKETVGVSAKVTGRIVQLLVKEGDIVTKGQILARIDVPEAEAKLLQAQGAYTSAKAQYQMALHGATPNERRQADAALAAAREQAALAEKSLGRVQNMYRDSLISAQQYDEMSAKYQSAKAQLTGTQAKRDEVEGTVRAERVRMAYGDMLRAEGALKEVQAAIREKAIVAPQAMTIESISLHEGELAPAGYTVLSGYDNSRTYLRFTVSEKEVARFAKGNEYSVKLPFAANQTVAAKLVTVKELNSYASRTSSYPTYELGEATYELKLVPTDPLQQDKLLSNQTVLLPNN